From Paenibacillus sp. PK3_47, the proteins below share one genomic window:
- a CDS encoding MFS transporter has protein sequence MNANKLIAAGLPMIAVTYGLSRFSYGLLLPHISESVHMDQSTSGLISSLSYIAYCISIAAVMAFSAKFSPRSILLAAGLLSVVGLGIISVSPDPFILGLGIFVAGLSTGLASPPYADIVSTNIEEKRQNQTNSWINSGTSIGTVLTGCIAIVMAERWRESYWIFIGMAIVTLFVNYKVLPKQQAPNKKEIHAPSKEEWMRSIRLMIASLLLGLSCTPYWTFSRDYMLTLDSVPAYLGEWFWVIIGLAGLLGGTAGVFINKFGLLKAYWLSVAALSTSSLILGMNPGSIIIGFLSPVLFGSSYIFVTGAIIVWGISLFKTNPSFGIAVPFLLLALGQATGSIFAGQIADSAGYNTLFIGAAVMGFVALVFWPKIKENSNG, from the coding sequence TTGAATGCAAACAAATTAATAGCAGCAGGCTTGCCGATGATTGCGGTGACGTATGGCTTGTCCCGGTTCAGTTACGGCCTGCTGCTGCCGCACATCAGCGAATCGGTGCATATGGATCAGTCCACCAGCGGGCTGATCTCGTCTCTATCCTATATTGCATACTGCATTTCCATTGCAGCTGTAATGGCTTTTTCCGCTAAGTTCTCTCCAAGATCCATTCTTTTGGCGGCCGGATTATTATCTGTTGTTGGGCTCGGTATCATCTCTGTTTCTCCTGATCCATTCATTCTGGGTTTGGGTATCTTTGTGGCCGGGCTGAGTACAGGGTTGGCTTCCCCGCCCTATGCTGATATCGTTAGCACTAATATAGAAGAGAAGCGGCAGAATCAGACGAATTCATGGATCAATTCCGGGACCAGTATTGGAACCGTGCTGACCGGGTGCATTGCGATTGTCATGGCTGAACGCTGGCGGGAATCGTATTGGATCTTTATAGGTATGGCTATAGTAACACTTTTCGTTAATTATAAAGTTCTTCCGAAACAGCAGGCTCCGAACAAGAAAGAGATACATGCTCCTTCTAAAGAGGAGTGGATGCGTTCTATCCGGTTAATGATTGCATCCCTGCTTCTGGGTCTTTCCTGCACGCCGTATTGGACGTTCTCCAGGGACTATATGCTGACTTTAGATAGTGTTCCCGCATATCTGGGTGAATGGTTCTGGGTGATCATCGGGTTAGCAGGTTTACTGGGGGGAACTGCCGGGGTGTTTATCAATAAATTTGGCCTGTTAAAAGCCTACTGGCTTTCTGTAGCGGCACTTTCAACCTCCAGCCTGATCCTAGGAATGAACCCGGGCAGCATTATTATAGGATTCCTGTCACCCGTTTTGTTTGGCAGCTCTTATATTTTCGTTACAGGGGCCATCATCGTGTGGGGAATCTCCCTGTTCAAAACGAATCCGTCCTTTGGAATTGCCGTACCGTTTTTATTGCTTGCACTGGGGCAGGCGACAGGTTCCATTTTTGCAGGACAAATTGCTGATTCAGCCGGCTATAACACTCTTTTTATCGGGGCAGCTGTAATGGGTTTTGTGGCGTTAGTATTTTGGCCTAAAATAAAGGAGAACTCAAATGGCTGA
- a CDS encoding DMT family transporter, translated as MNKYKVNLLVLLITLGWGFSYLFMKMGSDSMEEYNLLALRFGIAFLVTGSVFYKRLRKIGKSAVGYGAVLGAVMLGVCASIVFGLKTTSTSNAGFLVGLTVIFVPVLSVILFRKRLERSHVTGALLAITGIGFLTLNSDLRFHPGDILCIAAGIGNALYILISGAAVKRNDSIAIGILSLGFTGLFAMILSFLFESPALPGTSGEWTAILALSLVCSAFCFIAQSVSLKYIAPVQLGLMYALEPIFAAITAYIFVGERLTAQGYFGALLVVGGILLSQWLEYRKKVAVKLTYPVLPAGADHPAA; from the coding sequence ATGAATAAGTACAAGGTCAATTTGCTGGTTTTGCTCATTACTCTGGGATGGGGGTTTTCGTACCTGTTCATGAAAATGGGCTCGGATTCGATGGAAGAGTATAACTTGCTGGCGCTGCGCTTCGGCATTGCTTTTCTGGTCACGGGATCTGTTTTTTACAAGCGACTGCGCAAGATCGGTAAGTCTGCGGTCGGGTATGGAGCGGTGCTCGGAGCCGTTATGCTTGGGGTATGCGCCTCTATTGTTTTTGGCCTAAAAACTACCAGTACCTCGAACGCAGGTTTTCTGGTGGGGCTTACCGTTATTTTCGTACCTGTATTGAGTGTGATTCTGTTCCGGAAAAGGCTGGAGCGGAGTCATGTCACCGGTGCGCTGCTCGCAATTACCGGCATTGGCTTTTTAACCTTGAACAGCGATTTACGGTTTCATCCTGGCGATATTCTGTGTATTGCTGCCGGAATCGGGAATGCACTGTACATTCTGATATCGGGTGCGGCAGTGAAACGTAATGATTCCATAGCCATCGGTATTTTGTCCCTGGGCTTTACCGGACTGTTCGCGATGATCTTATCGTTCCTATTCGAGTCCCCGGCTCTTCCTGGGACATCGGGTGAATGGACGGCCATTCTGGCTCTCAGCCTGGTCTGCAGCGCCTTTTGCTTTATTGCCCAATCGGTGTCCCTCAAATATATCGCCCCGGTACAGCTGGGGTTAATGTATGCTTTGGAGCCTATTTTCGCCGCAATAACCGCTTATATTTTTGTGGGTGAGCGCCTTACTGCACAGGGATATTTCGGCGCACTGCTGGTGGTGGGCGGAATCCTTCTCTCCCAATGGCTGGAGTACCGGAAAAAGGTTGCCGTCAAGCTTACGTACCCCGTATTGCCTGCGGGTGCAGATCACCCTGCTGCCTAA
- a CDS encoding ROK family protein: MMNPITNNTMLVKRTNQELVRQTLRTLKKATKAAVAKATGLSLGTCGNILNELLGTGELLELETEESNGGRPAKVFQYNMDYAFIACIIVRAGVKTHSLEFVVTNLAGELVEQGREEHLPLNFTAIEQLVGRLVNGHPEIRAAGIGVPGPVHQGIMQISDIEELIDIEIGSILKEKYGIEVVVENDMNLTVYGFYHRQEYEDDKTVAVATFIEGSFPGAGMMVNGHIHRGSSHFAGEISFLPYGITREEQFRQLHDRDTFPSIAASALSSLIAVMNPEVIALTGNLLHSADVEVIRRECMNNIPEMHMPELMQLNDQDADYMHGLITVTLESLSYSYQLVEKRM; the protein is encoded by the coding sequence ATGATGAATCCAATTACTAATAATACGATGCTGGTCAAAAGAACTAATCAGGAGCTTGTCCGGCAGACGCTCAGAACCCTCAAGAAGGCTACAAAAGCTGCGGTGGCAAAAGCTACAGGCCTGAGCCTCGGCACCTGCGGGAATATTCTCAATGAGCTGCTGGGGACTGGTGAGCTGCTGGAGCTGGAAACCGAAGAATCTAACGGAGGCCGCCCGGCAAAGGTATTTCAGTACAATATGGATTATGCCTTTATTGCGTGTATTATCGTCAGGGCCGGAGTGAAGACGCATTCCCTTGAATTTGTGGTCACCAATCTGGCTGGCGAACTGGTAGAGCAGGGGCGAGAGGAACATTTGCCGCTTAATTTTACTGCTATTGAGCAACTGGTGGGCAGGCTTGTTAACGGTCATCCGGAGATTCGCGCTGCCGGCATTGGGGTACCTGGACCGGTTCATCAAGGAATTATGCAGATCAGCGATATTGAAGAATTGATTGATATCGAGATCGGGAGCATTCTCAAGGAGAAATACGGCATTGAAGTTGTAGTGGAGAATGACATGAATCTCACGGTGTATGGATTTTACCACCGGCAGGAATATGAGGATGATAAGACGGTAGCTGTGGCGACCTTTATCGAAGGCAGCTTCCCGGGAGCAGGCATGATGGTGAATGGCCATATCCATAGGGGGAGCAGCCATTTTGCCGGAGAAATATCTTTTCTTCCCTATGGCATAACGCGGGAGGAGCAGTTCCGGCAGCTGCATGACCGGGATACCTTTCCTTCTATAGCCGCAAGTGCATTAAGCAGTCTGATCGCTGTGATGAATCCGGAAGTGATAGCTTTGACGGGGAATCTGTTGCATTCTGCAGATGTGGAAGTGATCCGCCGGGAATGTATGAACAATATCCCGGAGATGCATATGCCGGAGCTTATGCAGCTTAACGATCAGGATGCGGATTATATGCATGGCTTAATTACGGTGACGCTGGAAAGCTTGTCTTACTCATATCAGCTGGTGGAGAAACGGATGTAG
- a CDS encoding sugar O-acetyltransferase: MNQKERMLAGLPYKAWLDGLSEERLANKLKVHEYNLLRPDETGRRDELIRSILGKTGKNVNVEAPFHCDYGTNITVGENFYSNFNCTILDVGKVVIGENVMFAPNVSLYTAGHPIHPDSRNSGYEYGIAITIGNNVWIGGNVVVNPGVTIGNNVVIGAGSVVTKDIPDSVIAVGSPCRVIRGITEDDRKYYFRDREFDVPDYV; the protein is encoded by the coding sequence ATGAATCAAAAAGAAAGAATGCTTGCAGGACTTCCATACAAGGCCTGGCTGGACGGATTAAGTGAAGAGAGGCTTGCCAACAAGCTCAAAGTTCATGAATACAATCTGCTGCGGCCGGATGAAACCGGAAGAAGAGATGAATTAATCCGCAGCATCCTGGGCAAGACCGGCAAGAATGTGAACGTTGAAGCTCCCTTCCATTGTGATTACGGAACGAATATTACTGTGGGTGAAAATTTCTACAGCAATTTTAACTGCACCATCCTTGACGTCGGTAAAGTTGTTATTGGCGAGAATGTCATGTTCGCTCCCAATGTATCGCTCTATACAGCCGGGCATCCCATTCATCCCGATTCCCGGAATTCCGGGTACGAGTATGGCATAGCGATTACCATCGGCAACAATGTGTGGATCGGCGGTAATGTGGTCGTTAATCCCGGCGTGACCATTGGCAATAACGTTGTCATTGGCGCAGGCAGTGTAGTTACCAAGGACATTCCCGATAGTGTTATTGCCGTAGGCAGCCCTTGCAGGGTGATCCGCGGGATCACGGAAGATGACCGTAAATATTACTTTAGAGACAGAGAGTTCGATGTGCCAGATTACGTGTAA
- a CDS encoding phage tail protein: MPHTVDFKNVSIEGLESSPVAEALAGLRANEARYFMNKYKHEFTVVPAAESQDNLDYVNRILKEERNIEFAARPLETSQFQVENIRFTYVFYEDGLGLNVMYTVDDPKKRAVGFKLSEGMEVPAELEGKFKFARQKSKLAGTIRGSFFVIKKEY, from the coding sequence ATGCCGCATACGGTTGATTTTAAAAATGTGTCTATAGAAGGTTTGGAGTCATCACCTGTGGCGGAAGCGCTGGCCGGTCTGCGGGCGAACGAAGCGCGTTATTTTATGAACAAGTACAAGCATGAATTTACGGTAGTGCCAGCTGCCGAAAGCCAGGATAATCTTGATTATGTGAACCGGATTCTAAAAGAAGAACGCAATATCGAGTTTGCAGCGAGACCGCTGGAAACGTCGCAGTTTCAGGTGGAGAATATCCGCTTTACATACGTATTTTATGAGGATGGTCTTGGACTAAATGTCATGTATACCGTCGATGATCCCAAGAAGCGGGCTGTCGGGTTCAAGCTGTCCGAGGGGATGGAGGTACCGGCGGAGCTGGAAGGGAAGTTCAAGTTCGCCAGACAGAAGTCCAAGCTGGCCGGGACGATCCGCGGCTCATTTTTTGTGATCAAAAAAGAGTATTAA
- the hflK gene encoding FtsH protease activity modulator HflK, with product MNQNGDNPVPGRRLPELKPGMYKKIGIGLAAAVVLIFLGSTSFYTVQEQERAAILTFGKYTNESSAGLHFKWPYPIQEVITVPAELTQRIHIGYREADGGSVAVEEEAMMITGDENIVSADAVVQWKISNIRDYLYNIDDPDKFLRNSASSSIRAVIGSEKLDYAITDGKTVIQDKVRELLVDLQKKYNTGIQIIDIKFQDIEPPSGQVQEAFREVTNAREEKNTKINNAKKYENDIIPKARGEAQALLERAEGEKKSRILNAQGDVAQFNAIYAEYSNNQSVTENRLILETLETILPGAQIFITNSNSDTVNYLPLNELMRSTPAATSAPAAVNPPASAAPQGGDSQ from the coding sequence ATGAATCAGAATGGCGACAATCCGGTGCCGGGACGCAGGCTGCCGGAGCTCAAGCCGGGGATGTACAAGAAGATTGGAATAGGGTTAGCCGCTGCCGTTGTGTTGATTTTTTTAGGCTCTACTTCGTTTTATACGGTGCAGGAACAGGAACGGGCGGCTATCCTGACATTCGGCAAGTACACGAACGAATCCTCGGCAGGACTTCACTTCAAATGGCCATATCCCATCCAGGAGGTCATTACGGTGCCTGCGGAGCTGACCCAGCGGATCCATATCGGGTACCGTGAGGCAGATGGAGGATCTGTAGCGGTTGAAGAGGAAGCGATGATGATTACAGGCGATGAGAATATCGTGTCCGCCGATGCGGTAGTCCAGTGGAAGATCAGCAATATCCGTGATTATCTGTATAACATTGACGACCCGGACAAATTCCTGCGCAACTCGGCCAGCTCGTCGATCCGTGCTGTGATCGGTTCCGAGAAGCTGGATTATGCCATTACCGACGGAAAGACAGTGATTCAGGATAAGGTCCGTGAGCTTCTCGTCGATCTGCAAAAGAAATACAACACCGGCATACAGATCATTGATATTAAATTCCAGGATATTGAGCCGCCGAGCGGCCAGGTACAGGAAGCATTCCGTGAGGTAACCAATGCCCGGGAAGAGAAGAATACGAAGATCAACAACGCCAAGAAGTATGAGAACGATATCATTCCCAAAGCACGCGGTGAAGCGCAGGCGCTGCTCGAGAGAGCCGAGGGAGAGAAGAAGTCGCGTATCCTGAATGCGCAGGGGGATGTTGCCCAGTTCAACGCCATTTATGCCGAATACAGCAACAACCAGAGTGTAACCGAAAACCGGCTGATTCTGGAGACACTGGAGACGATTCTGCCAGGCGCCCAAATCTTCATTACCAACTCAAACAGTGACACTGTGAACTATCTGCCGCTGAATGAGCTGATGCGCAGCACTCCGGCAGCCACATCTGCCCCGGCAGCGGTTAACCCGCCTGCTTCAGCCGCACCGCAAGGAGGAGATTCCCAGTGA
- a CDS encoding protease modulator HflC → MKRNHIIALISSVVLVILLAGSMYIVREGEYKVVLRFGEAMRTVEEPGLKFKLPFIENVSELPKYQMTYESSPTSILTKDQKPIVVDNYTVWRITNASQFLRTVQSVGGGIQRIDEAVYNSVRRKLSEVNYENIISEDTGRGNINDEITKDVSAALTRDNYGIEVIDVRIKRTDLPEENKQSVYNRMISDRQSIAARYLSEGDEESKKITSKADRTSTELMAQAEADSKKIIAEGEGEAARIYNQAYGKSPEFYSFYRTLESYVTTLKNEPVIMIPIDSPYARILMGQ, encoded by the coding sequence GTGAAAAGAAACCATATTATCGCACTGATATCATCTGTAGTTCTGGTTATCCTGCTTGCCGGCTCCATGTATATCGTGAGGGAAGGCGAATACAAGGTAGTCCTCCGCTTCGGGGAAGCGATGCGTACTGTCGAGGAGCCCGGACTGAAGTTCAAGCTGCCTTTTATCGAAAATGTCTCGGAGCTTCCCAAATATCAGATGACCTACGAAAGCTCGCCGACCAGCATCCTGACCAAGGACCAGAAGCCGATTGTGGTGGATAACTATACCGTCTGGAGAATTACCAACGCCTCGCAGTTCCTGAGAACCGTACAATCGGTAGGCGGCGGAATTCAGCGTATTGATGAAGCGGTATATAACTCGGTGCGCCGGAAGCTGTCAGAGGTCAATTATGAAAATATTATCAGTGAGGACACCGGACGGGGCAATATCAACGATGAGATTACTAAAGACGTAAGTGCTGCCTTGACCCGCGATAATTACGGGATTGAAGTGATTGATGTACGGATCAAACGTACCGATCTTCCGGAAGAGAACAAACAAAGCGTATACAACCGGATGATTTCGGACCGACAATCCATTGCCGCGCGCTATCTGTCTGAAGGTGATGAGGAATCCAAGAAGATCACATCCAAGGCCGACCGTACCTCCACTGAGCTGATGGCCCAGGCCGAAGCCGACTCCAAGAAAATCATCGCCGAAGGTGAAGGGGAAGCCGCCAGGATCTATAACCAGGCCTACGGGAAATCTCCGGAGTTCTACAGCTTTTACCGCACACTGGAGAGCTATGTGACTACGCTGAAGAATGAGCCGGTGATCATGATCCCGATTGACTCGCCTTATGCCAGAATATTAATGGGACAATAG
- a CDS encoding carboxylesterase family protein: MLRTVEVENGTVQGLPAADPRITSFKGIPFAAPPTGVNRWRSPQPAADWEGVLQAFQFAPVSMQVRQEIDDNNIYTREWAVEPDIAMSEDCLYLNVWTPAKHKDEKLPVYVWYFGGGLQVGHPAEMEFDGERIARRGIVVVTINYRLNVFGFLSHPEITAEAPGAPANFGNLDQQAATRWVKRNIAAFGGNPDLITIGGQSAGGGSVMSQLTSPQNEGLFQRAIVESGIFTNLYPGTPMPGLRNSLEEAEQDGVRFFNYLGVSSLAEARQLDAVYLRDKAVEYRGFWGTVTDGVFQAGNPFELFLQNKRWMVPVMFGHTSSEFFSVPDTVTIEDFRKMAADLFGEDAGTFLELCGAKTGDAIEEARKRASVSGIEYAIRIAAQASAANGGEAQIYYYNFDAEIPGWDNPGTFHSVDLWFFFETLAKCWRPFVGKHYDLARQMCNYWCYFIRSGDPNGRDSTGEELPRWEPYTPEAPYGMLFADEAVLSREQPGSLMKFLVEQYCKKHGYALQQG, translated from the coding sequence ATGCTTAGAACAGTAGAGGTTGAAAACGGGACCGTTCAGGGGCTGCCTGCCGCCGACCCCCGGATTACGAGCTTCAAGGGAATACCGTTCGCTGCCCCGCCGACAGGCGTGAACCGCTGGCGTTCACCGCAGCCGGCTGCAGATTGGGAAGGTGTGCTGCAGGCCTTTCAGTTTGCGCCGGTCTCCATGCAGGTAAGGCAGGAAATCGATGACAACAATATTTATACCCGGGAATGGGCCGTGGAGCCCGATATCGCCATGAGCGAGGATTGCCTGTATCTTAACGTATGGACGCCCGCCAAGCACAAAGATGAGAAACTTCCCGTCTATGTATGGTATTTCGGCGGAGGTCTGCAGGTAGGCCATCCGGCCGAAATGGAGTTCGACGGCGAACGGATCGCCAGGCGGGGCATCGTGGTGGTCACGATCAACTACCGGCTGAATGTGTTCGGATTTCTGAGCCACCCTGAAATAACGGCGGAAGCGCCGGGGGCACCCGCTAACTTCGGCAACCTCGATCAACAGGCGGCTACCAGATGGGTGAAGCGAAATATCGCGGCATTCGGCGGTAATCCGGATCTGATTACCATCGGCGGCCAGTCCGCCGGCGGAGGCAGTGTAATGAGCCAGCTCACCTCTCCGCAGAACGAAGGCCTGTTTCAGCGGGCCATTGTTGAGAGCGGTATCTTCACCAACCTGTACCCGGGAACGCCTATGCCCGGACTGCGGAATAGTCTGGAAGAAGCGGAGCAGGACGGTGTCCGTTTTTTTAATTACCTGGGTGTATCGTCCCTTGCGGAGGCCCGGCAGCTGGATGCGGTCTATCTCAGGGACAAGGCTGTAGAGTACCGGGGGTTCTGGGGCACAGTAACCGACGGGGTGTTCCAGGCCGGCAACCCGTTCGAGCTTTTTCTTCAAAACAAACGCTGGATGGTTCCGGTAATGTTTGGTCATACCTCCTCCGAGTTTTTCAGTGTTCCGGATACGGTGACGATAGAAGACTTCAGGAAGATGGCTGCGGACCTCTTCGGCGAAGATGCCGGCACTTTTCTGGAGCTGTGCGGTGCCAAGACAGGCGATGCTATTGAAGAAGCCCGGAAGAGAGCGTCGGTGAGCGGGATTGAGTATGCGATTCGCATTGCTGCACAGGCCAGTGCCGCGAACGGAGGGGAAGCCCAGATATACTATTATAATTTTGATGCCGAAATACCGGGCTGGGACAACCCGGGCACTTTCCATTCGGTCGATCTCTGGTTCTTTTTTGAGACGCTGGCCAAATGCTGGAGACCTTTTGTCGGGAAGCATTACGATCTGGCCCGCCAGATGTGCAATTACTGGTGCTATTTCATCCGGTCAGGCGACCCGAACGGCAGGGACTCTACAGGAGAGGAATTACCACGCTGGGAGCCGTATACTCCTGAAGCGCCATACGGAATGCTGTTTGCTGATGAAGCCGTATTGTCCAGAGAGCAGCCCGGCAGTCTCATGAAGTTTCTTGTGGAGCAATATTGCAAAAAGCACGGTTATGCGCTTCAACAGGGATAA
- a CDS encoding AraC family transcriptional regulator — translation MVYIHYVEHNTAHAGNFVLDVPVGHHWLLVVTKTPAQFWVNGGLREYPAHSAILYRPQQKVYYRACTGHFVNDWIRFESDEPYLAESPLPLGVPFGLSDPEYCQKLFELLVIEHNFSLDCRESSIDLLLRTLFNKLWESCFQDNITPQYYKLLELRTAIQSNPANYWSVSKMADFLQISPGYLQNIYKKTFGISCMDDVINSRIRMAKEYLIHNARSIAEVASRCGYQNVEHFCRQFKQITGHTPRNYQKHAKG, via the coding sequence ATGGTTTATATTCACTATGTTGAGCACAATACCGCACATGCGGGCAATTTTGTTCTTGATGTCCCCGTTGGCCACCACTGGCTCCTTGTTGTCACCAAGACTCCGGCACAATTCTGGGTAAACGGCGGTCTCCGGGAATACCCTGCCCATAGTGCAATCCTTTATCGTCCGCAGCAAAAGGTCTATTACCGGGCCTGCACCGGTCACTTCGTCAATGACTGGATCCGCTTCGAATCCGATGAACCTTATCTTGCAGAATCACCGCTCCCGTTAGGCGTCCCCTTTGGCCTGAGTGATCCTGAATACTGCCAAAAGCTGTTTGAGCTGCTTGTCATTGAGCACAATTTCAGCCTCGACTGCAGAGAATCATCCATTGACCTCCTGCTCCGGACGCTGTTCAACAAGCTCTGGGAGTCCTGCTTCCAGGATAATATTACACCTCAGTACTACAAGCTGCTGGAACTGCGTACCGCTATTCAAAGCAATCCGGCCAATTACTGGTCGGTTTCCAAAATGGCTGACTTTCTTCAGATCAGTCCGGGTTATCTCCAGAATATTTACAAAAAGACATTTGGAATATCCTGCATGGATGATGTCATTAACAGCCGGATCCGCATGGCAAAAGAATATCTGATCCACAATGCCCGGAGCATAGCGGAAGTAGCGTCCCGGTGTGGATACCAGAATGTGGAGCACTTCTGCAGGCAATTTAAGCAAATTACCGGTCACACACCGAGAAACTACCAGAAGCATGCCAAGGGTTAA
- a CDS encoding family 43 glycosylhydrolase, with the protein MAKKQGFNPYLPSWEYIPDAEPYVFDGRVYVYGSHDRFNGHAFCLNDYVCWSAPEDNLADWRNEGVIYRTTDDPLNPEGRMCLYAPDVTVGPDGRYYLYYVLDKVPVVSVAVCDKPGGKYTFYGYVKYADGTRLGEREGDEPQFDPGVLTEGEMTYLYTGFCGYGDKSRHGTMATVLGPDMLTIVEEPVFVAPSQPYSEGSGFEGFEFFEAPSIRKRGDIYYLIYSSISMHELCYATSSHPTRDFKFQGVIISNCDLHIDSYKPADQPMYYGGNNHGSIVEINGEWYIFYHRHTNGTAFSRQGCIERIEFRGDGTIPQVEITSSGPNGGPLEGRGEYPASLACHLFCKHQEMYTGGFGQIGAWMDSRFPKIAQDGGDGDEETGYIANMTDSATAGFKYFACEGVAKVKIKVRGYCSGSFEIKTSWDGPPLGRIPVGFTNVWTEYMTEVNIPDGVQALYFTYTGNGGASLASFTLE; encoded by the coding sequence ATGGCAAAAAAACAGGGATTTAATCCATATCTTCCGTCATGGGAATATATCCCCGACGCTGAGCCGTATGTTTTTGATGGCAGAGTGTATGTGTATGGTTCGCATGACCGGTTTAACGGACACGCGTTTTGCTTAAACGATTACGTCTGCTGGTCTGCACCGGAGGACAATCTGGCGGATTGGCGGAATGAGGGAGTCATCTACCGGACTACGGATGATCCGCTTAACCCGGAAGGCCGCATGTGCCTGTACGCACCTGATGTCACAGTTGGACCGGATGGCCGCTATTATTTGTATTATGTGCTTGATAAGGTCCCTGTCGTTTCAGTGGCGGTCTGTGACAAACCCGGCGGCAAGTATACTTTCTACGGCTATGTGAAATATGCCGACGGAACACGCCTTGGGGAGCGAGAAGGCGACGAGCCGCAGTTTGATCCGGGCGTACTGACCGAAGGGGAGATGACATACTTGTACACCGGATTTTGCGGTTACGGTGATAAATCCAGACACGGGACCATGGCGACGGTGTTGGGTCCCGATATGCTGACGATTGTTGAAGAGCCTGTGTTTGTTGCGCCAAGCCAGCCGTACAGCGAAGGAAGCGGTTTTGAAGGCTTCGAGTTTTTTGAAGCTCCGTCGATCCGTAAACGGGGGGATATCTATTATCTTATCTACTCCTCCATTTCCATGCATGAGCTGTGTTATGCCACCAGCAGTCATCCAACCAGGGACTTCAAGTTCCAGGGTGTGATTATCAGCAACTGCGATCTTCATATTGACAGCTACAAGCCGGCGGACCAGCCGATGTATTACGGCGGCAACAACCATGGAAGCATCGTTGAAATTAATGGTGAATGGTACATTTTTTATCACAGGCACACCAATGGGACGGCTTTCTCCCGGCAGGGCTGTATTGAAAGAATTGAATTCCGCGGGGATGGCACGATTCCCCAGGTAGAGATTACATCCTCCGGCCCGAACGGGGGGCCGCTGGAGGGACGGGGCGAATATCCGGCATCTCTGGCCTGTCATCTGTTCTGCAAGCACCAGGAAATGTACACTGGCGGCTTCGGTCAGATCGGAGCCTGGATGGACAGCCGGTTTCCGAAGATTGCCCAGGACGGCGGGGATGGAGACGAAGAAACGGGCTATATCGCCAACATGACAGATTCCGCTACCGCCGGTTTTAAATACTTCGCATGCGAGGGAGTCGCCAAAGTTAAAATTAAAGTGCGCGGATACTGCTCGGGTTCTTTTGAAATCAAAACGTCATGGGACGGACCGCCGCTGGGCCGTATACCGGTAGGCTTTACGAATGTCTGGACGGAATACATGACTGAAGTGAACATCCCGGATGGTGTACAAGCACTGTATTTCACATATACCGGCAATGGCGGCGCCAGTCTCGCTTCATTTACGCTGGAATAA